In a single window of the Rhodamnia argentea isolate NSW1041297 chromosome 2, ASM2092103v1, whole genome shotgun sequence genome:
- the LOC115756006 gene encoding uncharacterized protein LOC115756006 isoform X1, with protein MMDEGEFEIGGEKIAEDVLKTSYEAKLQELLHYVTSMEIKLCADATKEFIKLLKSSHGGQLLHKYVQTSSKLTELLEAWKLRRGKPGISYIFRLISAILSHPDGKCRQFDASRTFVHRALDKLSRLVVDEKLEDVYKELDSKEAKRQNAALQLMASIVRRGSDLASEVAKKFDFKSQGFHRLCVYKKKQIDVKRKYSTRNSLIRFAMSFLEVGKPGLLRWILQQKDMYSSVLRGLGNDDDEIVVHVLSTLRDRILTEESLVPPGLRSVLFGSVTLEQLISISGRENGGLTAELAHGILLIVCTDPSNGLMRDIKRGTNTLKGNAARLVGLMKKLRAAELKNHRDLLLAIVHGRPSFGSAYMEEFPYNVEDHASPLWLSVASLAADVVSSVGSGFPFGFLDSASRDSPSLNSVDVQNVMRSVCPHSYCRSGMNKGLLHSDFLVKNGTLRLLLEALKLLNSFFSALSHCSCASDRDMQTWESLKQEIRNEIRTLLPDPQVLVTLLSTLSSNSGKSGQNKRIPDSELHDSNSVKKLKMDNVLDDGDIIVSGISLSPKAVLPGQSEKNVETGDELGDENSFANVFSEIWGLDQSQVPVSTMQEAEIYFYSRLVDALQIYLHMMPTVLEGSFEFFVSLLRDALELPTNLLNSLLTLLKEYIRLAPGIGLPQKIPMLMYKHLQTFMYLLLYSPIGSIRDQSYDLSAAAMLSTGAFDRNPREVDAWFLFLPGFYDNKCSLVLQQTKVLPTLSQAVISFLADAISTVGNNLFKYWDSIRNLINNSNDLKDYSDISPSFSPLAVCILQKCLRVLKSESSSFSSCEKTMLSLYVCCTLKYVLQTQVDAGCLSAVLVSLLSGSIDNCSNMVDGSGVIPAEWGPPRSLLLFAESILRGQTCCSFTSYEKATPADSFFLGTLDKMKISLRRCQTIERVGITERFSSSIMGTSPKLIVEHFPAVVTVAQDISGVSLSFLTSLFFLEHNLLADVFRLWPEMVIRAVKMILVNVGSEGRKDDAGGVCSRSFHSEELNSGGGTGTSESSSAAFSFLLGQTPFPVLFPAILCFDDPSLADSLEMKKLLLQKASEVNLECLLSYIHFVLFWIHQLQLSTGSMSSVQLRKSFEICISLLNHILSLLWSLKLNSGFLEKDELIPLPDYVQEAVGCIFSHPASMAFLTCPMGCNEMLAKEDVLENFFATFDLSSKRSLEKDFCCFGLLETVSAFFLSLVENHSSFINVETGATRQLVKGFESLVHRLLIGFKNVLNLCIQTQNFRPLLPTYHALNTLNRLISPFEVFKLVWSVFNIIDMNDTTISESCRISIVYIGCRFAANAFESLGIYLQQQTKKRSQYDSLWRTRDQHFNADIIEDIYLKVFELSSLYETDITDICLLEAITAACRLKSMQHLNVHPLSSVLLRVIVSTPAQMVSYCISGMSMMRAKVLFLLTQLSPLHLSIFGCMLSGILTPEGNLKYKNHCRDLSNEDFLMLMPTALSFMNSIFLRYGKQCYWNFRYIPLFFSSLLLNGFREWKSFVSKFVFEEGYGEFKISSADELLNFVKNSSLGKAVHMLHYHFVLDADSLNIKKKMELFDSVLPDCESHSDLLDYDWRDLNCSSVKEILNLINRVLAKILLCRMLLFPSDNRTLSLTNKAPECSNENSQVIKAGLESSRMRFLCILVSSWEQIVKRFRLDSTSEKEKNGECESLYKYLEELMLRSIFELITEMQDYLVQLKLIPFMRQLIRTSLLYRFEDPISLNLLTNILTLLCKGQFLCAPYLQLLLAHSQFPSILHSMPKSSHSLHLGAFLRPMSSILRSVAVPRINQVSHISKRDRESNKHSVKRLEVLQLLRILIHFSFSGSGSEIDLGREDGINFQRLHSFILSSYGATLGESDLKLFNLLKEIDSSAGSELVKLTDTNYLWGSAALKVMKAWDLGQNVSSDVMTDAETDEYRRLQFRENLPIDPKLCALTVLDFPYDRAASEEPSFLNKFQINNSKDVIHIPAVERKHGYDPVFILQFSLHILPIGFIEPVEFAGLGLLAVAFSCLSSPDDGIRKLAYQTLASFKIALEKCQKKKGIVHLRLLLNYVQNGIEEPWQRIPSVVAVFAAEASLILLDPSNDHYYTLSKFLMRSSRINTKSVPLFHEFLWSSSVNFRAERIWILRLVYVGLGVDDDAPVFMRNSIFENLLSLYASPFSDNESKELILQIVRKSVRLRKMACHLVEHCGLFSWLSSAVPHIIEMLSEDENGFYFDQLVVILEVTNNIILSRNITEWLQKHALEQLSGLSSHLFKFLSHKAKLIRENALVINLILQILVTTLKISQERMIFQPHFTLAIEGLFHIYEAVKLCDSTRAFSSSEFGLRSILMNAPPPSFIDMDEEKLLNFVLWEISVALKADSSEILHPGGSHISLTISSEEEICEDSLASKLLRWLVASVIHGKLSDRSTYTDAKYPQRPDPKVINSLLQFVKETSRGRSRNTSGTGKALAAVILYLQQLLGMDCRVLPSVVSALCLLLYGFCDIAVTESDLLLDGTPVASQLSKISCPLEANPAWRWSFYQPWKDLSSERTDLERLDEYHACQTLLLVISNTLRASSTNSLSLSPRDVERCGVYEWERSVVENSLCTD; from the exons ATGATGGATGAAGGCGAATTTGAAATTGGTGGAGAAAAGATTGCTGAAGATGTTCTTAAGACATCTTACGAAGCAAAATTGCAGGAACTTCTTCATTATGTTACCTCGATGGAAATCAAGTTGTGTGCTGATGCCACAAAAGAATTCATTAAGTTACTTAAAAGTAGTCATGGAGGTCAATTGCTTCATAAGTATGTGCAGACTTCTTCCAAGTTAACTGAACTTCTGGAAGCTTGGAAGCTTCGTCGAGGGAAACCGGGCATTTCCTACATTTTTAGGTTAATCTCTGCTATTCTGAGCCATCCCGATGGAAAGTGTCGACAGTTTGATGCCAGTAGAACCTTCGTTCACAGGGCTCTTGACAAGCTTTCCAGGCTGGTTGTTGATGAAAAGTTGGAAGATGTTTATAAGGAACTGGACAGCAAAGAAGCTAAGCGCCAGAATGCTGCACTTCAGCTTATGGCTTCAATCGTAAGGCGGGGTTCCGACTTAGCCTCTGAGGTTGCGAAGAAGTTTGACTTTAAAAGCCAGGGCTTTCACAGGCTTTGCGTGTATAAGAAGAAGCAGATTGATGTCAAAAGGAAGTATTCCACCAGAAATTCACTTATTAGGTTTGCAATGTCGTTTTTGGAGGTAGGGAAACCTGGGTTGTTGAGGTGGATCCTGCAACAGAAGGACATGTACTCCAGTGTCCTTCGTGGTCTTGGCAATGATGATGACGAGATTGTAGTTCATGTCTTATCCACATTGCGTGATAGGATTCTCACTGAAGAATCCTTAGTTCCCCCTGGCCTGCGTAGTGTTCTTTTCGGAAGTGTTACCTTGGAGCAGCTCATCAGCATTTCTGGAAGGGAGAATGGAGGGCTCACTGCAGAGTTGGCTCACGGTATCCTACTTATAGTTTGTACGGATCCCTCCAATGGCTTGATGCGTGATATAAAGAGAGGCACAAACACGTTGAAAGGTAATGCGGCACGACTGGTGGGCCTCATGAAGAAACTAAGAGCAGCAGAACTCAAGAATCACAGAGACCTTCTTTTGGCTATTGTTCATGGAAGACCGTCTTTTGGATCTGCATACATGGAAGAGTTCCCTTACAATGTGGAAGATCATGCATCACCACTATG GCTTTCTGTTGCTTCTTTGGCAGCTGATGTGGTTTCTTCAGTGGGTTCTGGCTTTCCTTTTGGTTTCCTTGATTCTGCATCTCGTGATTCACCTTCTTTGAATAGTGTAGACGTGCAGAATGTCATGAGATCTGTATGTCCTCATTCATACTGTCGATCAGGTATGAATAAGGGCTTGCTTCACTCCGATTTTCTTGTCAAGAATGGCACTTTGAGGCTTCTTCTGGAGGCCCTTAAGCTCTTAAATTCCTTTTTCAGTGCTTTGAGCCATTGTTCTTGTGCTAGTGATAGGGACATGCAAACTTGGGAATCTCTCAAGCAAGAAATACGGAATGAAATCCGAACCTTGCTCCCTGATCCCCAAGTCTTGGTGACTCTACTTTCTACTCTGAGCAGTAACTCTGGAAAGAGTGGCCAGAATAAGAGAATTCCAGATTCGGAATTACATGACAGCAACAGcgtaaagaaattgaaaatggaTAATGTTCTTGATGATGGAGATATCATTGTGAGCGGGATTTCACTTAGTCCAAAAGCTGTGTTGCCTggacaaagtgaaaaaaatgtgGAAACAGGGGACGAGTTGGGTGACGAAAATAGTTTTGCAAATGTTTTTTCTGAAATATGGGGGCTTGACCAGTCCCAGGTGCCTGTTTCTACCATGCAGGAGGCAGAGATATATTTTTACTCCAGGCTTGTTGATGCTCTCCAGATATATCTA CATATGATGCCTACAGTGTTGGAGGGGTCCTTTGAGTTCTTTGTCAGTCTTCTGCGCGATGCTTTGGAACTGCCAACTAACTTGCTGAACTCGTTGCTGACTCTGCTGAAGGAGTATATCAGATTGGCCCCTGGAATTGGATTGCCGCAGAAAATTCCAATGCTGATGTACAAGCATCTACAGACTTTTATGTACTTATTACTCTATTCACCAATTGGTAGCATCCGGGATCAATCATATGATCTGTCAGCGGCAGCTATGTTGAGCACTGGTGCATTTGATAGGAATCCACGAGAGGTTGATGCATGGTTCTTGTTTCTACCTGGTTTTTACGACAATAAGTGTTCACTTGTCCTCCAACAAACTAAAGTTCTACCAACTTTATCTCAAGCCGTCATTTCTTTCCTTGCTGATGCTATTTCTACGGTTGGAAACAATTTATTCAAGTATTGGGATAGCATCCGGAAtcttatcaacaattcaaatGACCTCAAAGATTATTCGG ATATTTCGCCTTCTTTCAGCCCTCTTGCTGTGTGTATCCTTCAGAAGTGTTTGAGGGTGCTCAAGTCTGAGTCCAGTTCTTTTTCATCATGTGAGAAGACAATGCTTTCATTGTATGTTTGTTGTACATTGAAGTATGTATTGCAAACACAG GTAGATGCAGGATGCCTGTCTGCTGTACTTGTGTCACTGCTGTCTGGGAGCATTGACAACTGCTCAAACATGGTAGATGGTTCTGGTGTTATTCCAGCCGAATGGGGACCACCCAGGAGTTTGCTGCTCTTTGCAGAGAGCATACTGCGGGGTCAAACTTGTTGTTCTTTTACGAGTTATGAGAAGGCCACACCTgctgatagtttttttttaggtacaCTTGATAAAATGAAGATATCTCTGAGGAGATGCCAGACCATTGAAAGAGTAGGAATTACTGAAAGGTTTTCTTCCTCAATTATGGGTACTTCACCAAAGCTGATCGTAGAACATTTTCCAGCTGTTGTAACCGTTGCACAGGATATCAGTGGAGTTTCTTTGTCATTTTTGACTTCCTTATTCTTTCTTGAACACAATCTGCTCGCAGATGTTTTTAGATTATGGCCTGAAATGGTTATTAGAGCTGTGAAAATGATTCTAGTCAATGTCGGTTCTGAAGGCAGAAAAGACGATGCTGGTGGGGTTTGCAGTCGATCTTTTCATTCTGAAGAACTGAATTCTGGAGGTGGCACCGGCACAAGTGAATCTTCTTCTGCTGCTTTTAGTTTCTTGTTGGGGCAGACACCTTTCCCTGTGCTGTTTCCTGCAATTTTGTGCTTTGATGACCCTTCTTTAGCAGATTCTTTGGAAATGAAAAAGTTGCTCCTTCAAAAAGCCTCTGAAGTGAACCTTGAGTGCCTCCTTTCCTATATACACTTTGTGCTATTCTGGATACATCAGCTACAACTGTCTACAGGAAGTATGTCATCAGTTCAACTCAGAAAATCTTTTGAGATCTGCATTAGTCTACTAAATCACATTTTGTCTCTACTATGGAGTTTGAAACTTAATAGTGGTTTTCTAGAGAAGGATGAACTGATCCCGTTACCAGACTATGTCCAAGAAGCAGTTGGATGCATCTTCTCTCATCCTGCATCAATGGCATTCTTGACCTGTCCGATGGGCTGCAATGAGATGTTAGCCAAGGAAGATGTTCTGGAAAATTTCTTTGCAACCTTTGATTTATCCAGTAAAAGATCTCTTGAGAAAGACTTCTGTTGCTTTGGTTTACTGGAAACAGTTTCtgcttttttcttgtctttagTTGAGAATCACTCCTCCTTTATCAATGTGGAAACTGGTGCAACTAGACAACTTGTGAAGGGTTTTGAATCTCTGGTACATAGGCTTCTTATTGGGTTCAAGAATGTGCTTAATCTGTGCATTCAGACACAAAACTTCAGACCCCTTCTGCCAACTTATCATGCTCTGAATACTTTGAATCGTCTTATATCCCCATTTGAGGTGTTCAAGTTGGTCTGGTCTGTGTTCAATATAATTGACATGAATGACACAACAATCTCTGAATCCTGCCGGATATCTATTGTTTATATTGGATGTCGTTTTGCTGCCAATGCTTTTGAATCTCTCGGTATATATTTGCAGCAGCAAACCAAGAAAAGATCACAATATGATTCATTATGGAGGACTAGAGATCAACATTTTAATGCTGATATTATTGAAGATATTTATTTGAAAGTATTTGAACTTTCCAGTCTTTATGAAACAGATATTACTGATATTTGTTTGCTGGAAGCTATTACCGCTGCCTGCCGACTGAAATCCATGCAGCATCTTAATGTACATCCTCTGAGTTCTGTACTTTTGAGGGTCATAGTGAGCACTCCAGCGCAGATGGTTTCTTATTGCATTAGTGGGATGAGTATGATGAGAGCTAAAGTTTTGTTTCTGCTTACTCAGTTGAGCCCTCTGCATCTGTCAATCTTTGGGTGCATGCTTTCAGGTATTCTGACTCCTGAGGGCAATCTGAAGTATAAGAACCATTGCAGAGATCTTTCAAACGAGGACTTTCTGATGCTCATGCCAACTGCTTTGTCATTCATGAATTCGATTTTTTTGAGATATGGGAAGCAATGCTACTGGAATTTCAGATATATACCTCTATTTTTCTCCAGTCTTCTCTTAAATGGTTTCCGTGAATGGAAAAGTTTTGTGTCCAAGTTTGTATTTGAGGAAGGATATGGTGAGTTCAAAATATCTTCCGCAGACGAACtcctcaattttgtgaaaaacagTTCTCTTGGGAAAGCAGTTCATATGTTACATTATCACTTTGTCTTGGACGCCGATTCCCTGAATATTAAGAAGAAAATGGAGCTATTTGATTCAGTTTTACCAGATTGTGAGAGTCATAGTGACTTGCTAGATTATGATTGGAGGGATTTAAATTGTAGTTCAGTTAAGGAGATTTTGAATCTTATAAATAGAGTTTTGGCAAAGATATTGTTATGTAGGATGTTGTTATTTCCCAGCGACAATCGTACGCTGTCTTTGACAAATAAAGCACCAGAATGCTCAAACGAGAACTCTCAGGTGATAAAAGCAGGTTTGGAGTCATCAAGGATGCGttttttgtgcattttggtGAGTTCTTGGGAGCAGATTGTTAAAAGATTCCGTTTAGATTCTACTtctgaaaaggagaaaaacgGAGAATGTGAATCTTTGTACAAATATTTGGAAGAGTTGATGTTGAGAAGCATTTTCGAGCTGATAACAGAGATGCAGGATTATCTTGTTCAGTTGAAGCTCATTCCCTTCATGAGACAGTTGATAAGAACCTCTCTTCTCTATAGATTTGAGGATCCCATATCTTTGAACTTACTTACGAATATTTTAACTCTATTATGCAAAGGGCAATTTTTATGTGCGCCATATCTGCAGCTGCTACTTGCGCACTCTCAGTTCCCGTCTATATTGCACTCTATGCCCAAGTCATCACATTCTTTACATCTTGGAGCATTTTTGAGACCCATGTCCAGCATTCTTAGGTCAGTTGCCGTTCCTCGCATCAATCAAGTTTCCCACATCAGCAAAAGAGATCGAGAATCAAACAAGCATAGCGTAAAGAGGCTCGAAGTTCTCCAGTTGCTCAGAATTCTGATTCATTTCAGTTTCAGTGGCTCTGGCAGCGAAATTGATTTGGGACGTGAGGATGGCATAAATTTTCAACGACTGCATTCATTTATTCTGTCTTCTTATGGCGCGACCCTTGGTGAAAGTGATCTTAAGTTATTCAACTTGTTAAAAGAGATAGACTCTAGTGCTGGATCAGAGTTGGTAAAGCTCACTGATACAAATTACCTGTGGGGAAGTGCTGCCTTGAAAGTGATGAAAGCATGGGATTTGGGGCAAAACGTGTCATCTGATGTCATGACCGATGCTGAAACAGATGAATACCGGAGACTGCAATTTAGGGAAAATCTTCCTATTGATCCCAAGTTATGTGCCTTGACTGTATTAGATTTTCCTTACGATAGAGCTGCAAGTGAAGAGCCTTCTTTCTTGAACAAGTTCCAGATTAATAACTCTAAAGATGTG ATCCATATACCTGCTGTTGAGAGGAAGCACGGATATGATCCGGTTTTCATTCTGCAATTTTCGCTTCATATTCTACCAATAGGCTTCATTGAGCCAGTGGAGTTTGCTGGTCTAGGGTTGCTAGCTGTTGCTTTTTCCTGCTTATCTTCACCTGATGATGGGATAAGGAAATTAGCTTATCAAACTCTCGCCAGTTTTAAGATTGCTTTAGAG AAGTGCCAAAAGAAGAAGGGCATCGTTCACCTTCGTCTCTTGTTGAACTATGTGCAAAATGGGATTGAAGAACCCTGGCAAAGAATTCCTTCTGTTGTTGCCGTCTTTGCAGCGGAGGCATCTCTAATATTATTGGATCCATCAAATGATCATTATTATACACTCAGTAAGTTCTTGATGCGCTCTTCCAGGATAAATACGAAG TCTGTGCCACTGTTCCATGAGTTCTTGTGGAGTAGCTCTGTCAATTTCCGAGCTGAAAGAATTTGGATATTGCGACTTGTATATGTGGGTCTTGGCGTAGATGATGATGCCCCGGTTTTTATGAGGAACTCCATTTTCGAGAATCTGCTGAGCCTTTATGCTTCTCCATTTTCAGATAATGAGTCCAAAGAACTCATTCTTCAG ATAGTTAGAAAATCAGTTAGATTGCGAAAGATGGCTTGTCATCTGGTGGAGCACTGCGGTTTGTTTTCATGGCTATCATCTGCCGTTCCTCATATCATTGAGATGCTGTCTGAAGACGAAAACGGTTTCTACTTTGATCAATTGGTGGTGATATTAGAG GTCACCAATAATATTATCTTGTCCAGAAATATTACAGAGTGGTTGCAGAAACATGCTCTCGAGCAGCTCTCAGGACTTTCTTCTCATCTGTTCAAGTTTCTGTCACACAAAGCAAAATTGATAAGAGAGAATGCTTTGGTTATTAATTTGATCCTCCAGATTTTGGTAACAACCCTGAAGATATCTCAGGAAAGGATGATATTCCAGCCGCATTTTACCCTTGCCATCGAGGGTCTTTTTCATATATATGAAGCCGTTAAGTTGTGTGACAGCACCCGAGCGTTCTCAAGTTCTGAATTTGGCCTTAGGTCTATACTAATGAATGCTCCTCCTCCATCATTTATTGacatg GATGAAGAAAAGCTTTTGAATTTTGTTCTTTGGGAAATCTCTGTTGCCTTGAAAGCCGACTCCTCAGAAATTCTTCATCCTGGAGGATCTCATATCAGTTTAACAATCTCCTCAGAGGAAGAAATATGTGAAGATTCTTTGGCGTCAAAGCTTCTTCGCTGGTTGGTGGCATCTGTAATTCATGGGAAGCTTTCTGATAGATCCACATATACGGATGCGAAATATCCACAAAGACCTGATCCGAAAGTGATAAATTCATTGTTACAATTTGTCAAAGAAACAAGTAGAGGAAGAAGCCGAAATACATCTGGAACTGGAAAGGCGTTAGCTGCTGTGATTTTGTACCTTCAACAGCTTCTTGGCATGGATTGCAGAGTTCTTCCATCTGTGGTGTCTGCACTTTGCCTTCTACTGTACGGTTTCTGCGATATCGCGG TGACTGAATCAGATCTCTTGCTCGACGGTACTCCTGTGGCATCACAACTGTCGAAGATAAGCTGCCCTCTTGAAGCTAATCCTGCTTGGAGATG GTCGTTTTATCAGCCATGGAAGGACTTGTCGTCGGAGAGGACGGATTTGGAGAGACTGGATGAATACCATGCATGTCAGACCTTGCTACTTGTGATATCAAACACGCTCCGGGCAAGCTCTACGAATTCGCTCTCTTTATCGCCTCGGGATGTCGAGAGATGCGGTGTATACGAATGGGAAAGGAGTGTCGTGGAGAATAGCTTGTGTACAGATTGA